TTGCATCCAAGGCCACCGGGTTTCCCATCGCTCTCATTTCCGCGAGCCTCGCCGGAGGACTCACGCTGGATGAAATCCCCTACTGGAGGGAAGGCACCCTGGAAAAGTATACTCCCTGGGGGGACTATGTGGTGGTGAAGTTCGCACGCTGGGCCTTTGAAAAGTTCAAGGGAGTGGAAGACCGGCTGGGGACCCAGATGCGTGCCGTGGGTGAGGTGATGAGTATCGGAAAGACATACAAGGAAGCTTTCCAGAAAGCGATCCGCTCTCTGGAAAACGGGCGCTACGGATTGGGTTTTGCCAGGGATTTTCATGAAAAAAACCTCGATGAACTCATGGAGCTTCTCTCCTCCCCCACCAGCGAACGCCAGTTCATCATGTATGAGGCCCTTCGAAAGGGGGCGTCCGTGGATGCCCTTCATGAAAAGACCCATATCAAGCATTGGTTCATTCAGCAGATGAAGGAGCTGGTGGATCTGGAAGAGGAAATCCTTCGATATAAGGGGGGGGACCTGCCGGATGAACTGCTGTCTCGGGCGAAGAAGGACGGTTTTGCGGACCGCTATCTTTCGCAGCTCCTGGAGATTCCGGAAAAGAAGATTCGAGAGCGCAGGAAAGCTCTCGGAATCCTGCAGGGATGGGAACCCGTTCCTGTAAGTGGAGTGGAAAACGCCGCCTATTACTATTCCACCTACAACGCTCCGGACAAGGTGGCGACCAGCGACCGCCGAAAGATCATGGTGATCGGTGGAGGTCCCAACCGGATCGGACAGGGCATCGAATTCGATTATTGCTGTGTGCACGCCGCCTTCGCCCTTCGGGACCAGGGCTTTGAAACCATTATGGTCAACTGCAATCCGGAGACGGTTTCAACGGATTATGACACTTCCGATAAACTCTACTTCGAACCTATAACCGTCGAGGATGTCCTCAGCATTTATGAAAAGGAAAAGCCGGAAGGGGTCATCGTTCAGTTCGGAGGACAGACTCCTCTCAATATTGCGAGAGAACTGGCCGAAGCGGGAGTAAAAATCATCGGCACGACGCCTCAGGCCATTGATCTGGCGGAGGATCGGGACCAGTTCCGCCGGATGATGGAAAAGTTGGGAATCCCCATGCCGGAATCGGGAATGGCGAGTACCCTGGAAGATGCTCTGGATGTGGCCCGCAGGATCGGGTATCCCCTCATGGTCCGCCCTTCCTATGTTTTGGGGGGCCGGGGCATGGAAGTCGTTCATGATGAGGAAATGCTCAAGAATTACGTGGCGGCGGCTGTGGGTGTGACTCCGGATCGCCCCATCCTCATCGACAAATTCCTGGAAAACGCCGTCGAAGCCGAAGCGGATGCCATTGCAGACGGGACGGACGCTTTCGTGCCTGCCGTGATGGAACACATCGAGCTGGCGGGCATTCATTCCGGGGATTCCGCCTGCGTGATTCCCCCTATCAGCATTTCCGAAAGGCATATGGAAACGATTCGGGAGTACACCCGGAAAATCGCCGTGGAGCTCCATGTCGTCGGGCTCATGAACATGCAGTACGCCATTGCCGACGAAACGGTCTATGTGCTGGAAGCCAATCCCAGGGCATCGCGTACGGTTCCCCTCGTCTCCAAGGTGTGCAACATCCCCATGGCCCGCATTGCCACTCAGCTGATGCTGGGGAAAAAACTGGCGGAGCAGAAGCTTGTCACCAGGCATATTCCTCATTTCGGAGTGAAAGAAGCGGTGTTTCCCTTCAACATGTTTCCCGAGGTGGACCCTGTTCTGGGGCCCGAGATGCGGTC
This region of Desulforhabdus amnigena genomic DNA includes:
- the carB gene encoding carbamoyl-phosphate synthase large subunit, yielding MPRREDIKKVMIIGSGPIVIGQACEFDYSGTQACKALRRLGYEIVLVNSNPATIMTDPEMADVTYVEPLTVETMTKIIEKERPDAILPNLGGQTGLNLSAELARRGILDQYGVKIIGVQADAIERGEDRIAFKQTMDRLGIEMPRSEPAFSVEAAEEIASRLGYPVVIRPAYTMGGTGGGLVYNVEELQTVASRGLSASLIGQILVEESVLGWEELELEVVRDAKNQRITVCFIENVDAMGVHTGDSYCTAPMLTIDPELQKRLQKYSYDIVEAIEVIGGTNVQFAHDPKTGRVVVIEINPRTSRSSALASKATGFPIALISASLAGGLTLDEIPYWREGTLEKYTPWGDYVVVKFARWAFEKFKGVEDRLGTQMRAVGEVMSIGKTYKEAFQKAIRSLENGRYGLGFARDFHEKNLDELMELLSSPTSERQFIMYEALRKGASVDALHEKTHIKHWFIQQMKELVDLEEEILRYKGGDLPDELLSRAKKDGFADRYLSQLLEIPEKKIRERRKALGILQGWEPVPVSGVENAAYYYSTYNAPDKVATSDRRKIMVIGGGPNRIGQGIEFDYCCVHAAFALRDQGFETIMVNCNPETVSTDYDTSDKLYFEPITVEDVLSIYEKEKPEGVIVQFGGQTPLNIARELAEAGVKIIGTTPQAIDLAEDRDQFRRMMEKLGIPMPESGMASTLEDALDVARRIGYPLMVRPSYVLGGRGMEVVHDEEMLKNYVAAAVGVTPDRPILIDKFLENAVEAEADAIADGTDAFVPAVMEHIELAGIHSGDSACVIPPISISERHMETIREYTRKIAVELHVVGLMNMQYAIADETVYVLEANPRASRTVPLVSKVCNIPMARIATQLMLGKKLAEQKLVTRHIPHFGVKEAVFPFNMFPEVDPVLGPEMRSTGEVLGMADSFGLAFFKAQEAAGERLPSEGTVLISVSDNEKQASLQVARRFEGLGFKIMATRGTWRFFNEKGIAAQPIDKMHEGRPNIVDAIKNGEIQLVINTPSGKLSKYDDSYIRKAAIKYKVPHITTLAAAVATARGIEAFRRGASDVKSIQNYHADIR